One genomic segment of Impatiens glandulifera chromosome 6, dImpGla2.1, whole genome shotgun sequence includes these proteins:
- the LOC124941582 gene encoding uncharacterized protein LOC124941582 produces the protein MDVRANTIANCFRHYKLRSTDNVTFENSYEGGERTQELQNLIKELGYRNAMDVEDVLTYPEENVVAQLLTDEEIIESVIGINKDDIDEEDDESSTMEPPSQNEAIKAAITLNNFF, from the coding sequence ATGGATGTTCGTGCAAATACAATTGCGAATTGCTTTCGTCATTATAAACTTCGATCAACAGATAACGTGACTTTTGAGAACTCATATGAAGGTGGTGAAAGAACTCAAGAACTCCAGAATTTGATCAAAGAGTTGGGTTATCGCAATGCAATGGATGTCGAAGATGTTCTGACTTACCCAGAAGAAAATGTAGTTGCACAGTTGTTGActgatgaagaaattattgaaaGCGTTATTGGAATTAATAAAGATGATatcgatgaagaagatgatgaaagttcTACAATGGAGCCCCCTTCGCAAAACGAAGCTATTAAAGCGGCAATCacattgaataattttttttga